The Osmia bicornis bicornis chromosome 9, iOsmBic2.1, whole genome shotgun sequence genome has a segment encoding these proteins:
- the LOC114872075 gene encoding putative uncharacterized protein DDB_G0271606 — translation MIQPPLKLDKNLRQALLKALTDLEAESAEQHKDERESISQRDTSSFEGVAKKNLNKDLGVQKSTYSFKSFPGDDDVPSEDKLQNSSFDEAVRYVTLKTPAMNIEKASQDDARSFHVQNVILPDKSSSSFGAKTESKLDQQGTKSPQPSGNAFSVSKVESFTLKPATEISESLAGSATNSIAAANALIAQKPTQTTPTAATKSNNVTVISSSDSKDKTEEVKIFQAPLVAAFTVQQDEQGVPKSVVPIFRSNNDEQALTLQEQLEFKQKLLEKQLQELHHQQIQQTQFLARQQQLYEQQVRQKQQQYYFQEQARIKQLEEQAKFKRLEEQRIKQLEEQRFKFEEQRLHQRFQPQRPQKQFFPEQNNNFLSFQPSTEPNVHLQPSVALEVPAAAAPPPFQPNFQDQFRLQQFHPQQQQLQQPQQQHQQRLQQSFSSFSSDFQPPLSSTTRFNRQEAFNAVGNFGFNVDNKVTSNRNNFGFNPPQRSPTNFYNPFAQYRQNKPPTPAKQIQNLLYQSGIAGDLNNVPGIGNQEDLNIVSKVLALNVGAVPNKNLQYSTNQGAATFGRASA, via the coding sequence ATGATCCAACCACCATTGAAATTAGACAAAAATCTTCGTCAAGCTCTGTTGAAAGCCCTGACCGATTTAGAAGCTGAATCAGCGGAACAGCACAAAGATGAGAGAGAATCCATCTCGCAGAGAGACACGTCCAGCTTCGAAGGTGTGGCAAAGAAGAACCTGAACAAAGATCTGGGAGTACAAAAGTCCACGTACTCTTTCAAGAGTTTCCCAGGGGACGACGATGTACCAAGTGAGGACAAGCTACAGAATTCCAGCTTCGACGAGGCTGTTCGTTACGTAACTCTGAAGACACCTGCGATGAACATCGAGAAGGCCTCGCAGGACGACGCGAGAAGCTTTCACGTGCAGAATGTGATTCTTCCAGATAAGAGTTCCTCGTCGTTCGGAGCCAAAACCGAGTCCAAATTGGACCAGCAAGGGACGAAGAGTCCACAGCCTTCTGGCAACGCTTTCTCCGTCAGCAAGGTGGAAAGTTTCACGCTGAAACCAGCTACCGAGATTTCCGAAAGCCTCGCGGGAAGTGCAACGAACAGTATCGCTGCTGCGAACGCGCTGATTGCTCAAAAACCGACCCAGACAACTCCTACCGCTGCAACAAAGAGCAACAACGTAACAGTGATCAGTTCCAGTGATAGTAAAGACAAAACAGAAGAAGTAAAGATCTTCCAAGCGCCTTTAGTGGCCGCGTTTACGGTTCAGCAGGATGAACAGGGTGTGCCCAAAAGCGTGGTACCCATTTTCAGATCAAACAACGACGAACAGGCGTTGACTCTTCAGGAACAGTTGGAGTTTAAGCAGAAACTTTTAGAAAAGCAGTTGCAAGAGCTTCACCACCAACAAATTCAACAGACGCAGTTCCTGGCGAGGCAACAGCAACTTTATGAGCAACAGGTTAGACAGAAGCAACAGCAGTACTATTTCCAGGAGCAAGCTAGAATCAAGCAGCTGGAGGAACAAGCTAAGTTCAAGAGGCTGGAGGAGCAGAGGATCAAACAATTAGAGGAACAACGTTTCAAGTTCGAGGAACAAAGGCTACATCAAAGGTTCCAACCACAGCGTCCTCAAAAACAATTCTTCCCAGAACAGAACAATAATTTCTTGTCCTTCCAACCGTCTACGGAACCTAACGTTCATCTGCAGCCTAGCGTCGCCTTGGAAGTTCCTGCTGCTGCTGCGCCTCCTCCTTTCCAGCCAAATTTCCAGGATCAATTTCGTTTGCAACAGTTCCATCCGCAACAGCAGCAATTACAGCAACCTCAACAGCAGCATCAGCAGAGACTTCAACAGAGCTTCAGCTCCTTCTCTTCTGATTTCCAGCCTCCGCTATCCTCGACAACCAGATTCAACAGACAGGAAGCCTTCAATGCTGTAGGCAACTTCGGTTTCAACGTGGATAACAAAGTCACGTCCAACAGAAACAATTTCGGTTTCAATCCACCTCAAAGGAGTCCGACCAATTTCTACAATCCTTTCGCGCAGTACAGACAAAACAAACCTCCCACGCCAGCCAAACAGATACAGAATTTATTGTATCAATCGGGTATCGCCGGTGATTTGAACAACGTGCCGGGAATCGGCAACCAAGAGGATCTGAACATCGTCTCAAAAGTGTTGGCACTGAACGTGGGCGCCGTGCCAAATAAGAATCTCCAGTATTCGACGAATCAAGGAGCAGCCACGTTCGGCAGAGCATCTGCGTGA